In Sphingomonas oryzagri, the genomic stretch GGCAATGCGGCGGTCGAGGCGGCGGCGAAGAAGGCGGGTCACGACGTGAAGGTGGCCTTCACCGGCGGCCGCACCGACGCCACCGCAGAACAGACCGACGCGGACTCGTTCGACGCGCTGGAGCCGACCATCGACGGCTTCCGCAACTATGTCGGCGAACCCACCGCTTACTCGCTGGAGGAGGTGCTGGTCGATCGCGCGCAGCTGCTCGGCCTCTCCGCGCCGGAGATGACGGTGCTGGTCGGCGGCCTGCGCGTGCTGGGCGCCAACCATGGCGACAGCGCCCACGGCGTGTTCACCGACCGCAAGGGCACGCTGAGCAACGACTTCTTCAAGAACCTGCTGAAGTCGAGCTTCGATGCGAAATGGGCGTCGGCGGGCGAGGACGGAACCTTCGTCGCCACCGACCGCAAGAGCGGCGCCAGGACGCTGACCGGCACGCGCGTCGATCTCGTGTTCGGATCGAACTCGCAGCTGCGCGCGCTGTCCGAAGCCTATGCGGCCGACGACGCGGGCCAGGCATTCGCCACCGCCTTCGCCAGGGCGTGGGGCAAGGTGATGGAAGCCGATCGCTTCTGATCGCCACGAGAGGCGGCCCCCGGCATCCACGCCGGGGGCCGCCTTTTCATATCCGCCGTCTTTTATCGAAAAGTTGGTACGGGTGGTCGGACTCGAACCGACAAGTTGTTGCCAACGGCGGATTTTGAGTCCGCTGCGTCTACCAATTCCGCCACACCCGCAAACCGACGGGCGCTGATACCCTCGGGTCGAATGCGAGCGGCTATACGGGCCTCTTCCAGAGATTGCCAGACAGGAAACGGGTGCGCGGCGCAGAGCCGGTGGAAGAGACATCGCCACGCCGGCACCGGCCGAAGCGTGACGACGCCCCCGGTCAGGCGAGCGTGAGGAAAAGCTCGGCCTCGATCAGCCACTCCGATCCGAACTGCCGCCATTTCGCGGTATAGGTGCCGCTCGCGATGAGCGTGCCGTCCGCCGCCGCCGTGCCGCGCCAGGCGCCATGCTCGAAGGCCAACGGGAAAGCGGGCGACACCGTCACGGTTTCCGGCGTGCGGACATAGATGGCGCGGCCGGCGGCCGCGAACTCCCGCTTCCACGTCGCCAGTTGCGCCTTCCGCCCCGCGATCACCGCGCTGTCCGTCCCTGCAACGAGCACGACATCGGGGGCCAGCAGCGCGGCGATCGTGTTCAGGTCTGCGTCGGCGATCGCCTGATTGAAGCGCGCGCGGCTCAACCGGATCGCGAGGTCGGGAGAATGGCTCATGCGGGGGCCTTACCGCGAAGGGCCGGCCCCCGCCACCGCTCACCCCAGCATCGATCCGGTATCGATGAAGCGCTGGTGCCAGGATAGCGCCTCGCCCGGCAGCGACGGCGCATGCAGCCCGTAGGAGCCGACCAGCGCCCGCGCCTGATAATCGCGCAGGGCATCGCGGTAGGAGGGGTGGGCGCACCGCTCGATGATCAGGTCGGCGCGCTTGCGCGGGCTGAGGCCGCGCAGATCGGCCAGCCCCTGCTCCGTCACCAGCACCGCCACGTCCTGCGTGATGT encodes the following:
- a CDS encoding nuclear transport factor 2 family protein, which encodes MSHSPDLAIRLSRARFNQAIADADLNTIAALLAPDVVLVAGTDSAVIAGRKAQLATWKREFAAAGRAIYVRTPETVTVSPAFPLAFEHGAWRGTAAADGTLIASGTYTAKWRQFGSEWLIEAELFLTLA